The following proteins come from a genomic window of Micavibrio aeruginosavorus EPB:
- the asnB gene encoding asparagine synthase (glutamine-hydrolyzing) encodes MCGVAGLLYLDKTPVSPVAIKRMTDIISHRGPDGEGQWVEENIGLGHRRLAIIDLSPAGHQPMVSVDHRYVISFNGEIYNFMELRAELEAKGYWFRSKTDTEVLLYAYAEWGVKALERLNGMFAFALWDRKEKTLLLARDRFGVKPIYYARQGDMLAFGSEQKAIAAHKEFQRHLNKPALLEYFTFQNIFTDQTLLQDVKILPAGHYAIVDMKKRDPELQITQYWDFHFSEPENPASDDEYREELDRLFQQAVKRQLMTDVELGCYLSGGMDSGSITAIAAKEYPYVKTFTCGFDLNSASGIELAYDERARAEFMSYKFKTEHYEMVLKAGDMERCMSKLAWHLEEPRVGQSYPNYYAAQLASKFVKVVLSGAGGDELFGGYPWRYYRAVVNDNFMDYTDKYYMFWQRLIPNSQLKQVFAPIWKDVEHVWTRDIFRDVFKNHKNELKTPEDYINHSLYFEAKTFLHGLLVVEDKLSMAHSLESRVPFLDNDLVDFAMRCPVHLKLNNLADVVRINENETGNKTGKYFEKTKDGKQIIRDVMQKYIPGDITTAEKQGFSAPDASWFKGESIDFVKRTLMINNARVWDFLDRSAVQDMVNEHINGHGNRRLLIWSLLNFEIWLANNEA; translated from the coding sequence ATGTGCGGTGTTGCGGGGCTGCTCTATCTCGATAAAACACCGGTTTCTCCGGTAGCCATCAAACGTATGACGGATATTATTTCGCATCGTGGCCCGGATGGAGAAGGGCAGTGGGTTGAGGAGAATATTGGTCTTGGCCATCGCCGCCTGGCCATTATTGATCTGTCTCCTGCTGGACACCAGCCAATGGTGTCCGTCGATCACCGTTATGTGATTTCATTTAACGGCGAAATTTATAACTTTATGGAGTTGCGTGCCGAACTTGAGGCTAAGGGTTATTGGTTCCGTTCGAAAACTGACACCGAAGTTTTGCTCTATGCCTACGCGGAATGGGGTGTAAAGGCGCTGGAGCGTCTCAATGGTATGTTCGCCTTTGCGTTATGGGATCGTAAAGAAAAAACATTGTTGTTAGCCCGTGATCGTTTTGGTGTGAAACCAATTTATTATGCGCGTCAGGGCGATATGCTTGCCTTTGGATCGGAACAGAAGGCAATTGCTGCGCATAAAGAGTTTCAGCGCCATTTGAACAAACCGGCCTTGCTGGAATATTTTACATTCCAGAACATCTTTACAGATCAGACGTTGTTGCAAGATGTTAAGATTTTGCCCGCTGGTCATTACGCAATCGTCGATATGAAGAAAAGGGATCCCGAATTGCAAATAACGCAATATTGGGATTTTCATTTTAGCGAGCCGGAAAACCCAGCCAGCGATGATGAATATCGCGAGGAGCTGGACCGTTTGTTCCAGCAGGCGGTAAAACGTCAATTGATGACAGATGTTGAGCTGGGCTGTTACCTCAGTGGTGGTATGGATTCTGGTTCAATCACTGCGATTGCGGCCAAAGAATACCCATATGTCAAAACATTCACGTGCGGTTTTGACTTGAACTCCGCATCTGGTATCGAGCTTGCGTATGATGAACGCGCTCGTGCCGAATTCATGTCCTACAAATTTAAAACCGAACATTATGAGATGGTTTTAAAAGCAGGTGACATGGAACGATGTATGTCAAAACTGGCCTGGCATTTGGAGGAGCCGCGTGTCGGGCAAAGCTATCCGAACTATTACGCTGCGCAACTGGCTTCAAAATTTGTGAAAGTTGTTTTGAGCGGTGCTGGTGGCGATGAATTATTTGGCGGATACCCCTGGCGATATTACCGTGCCGTGGTCAATGACAACTTCATGGATTACACGGACAAATATTATATGTTCTGGCAGCGTTTGATTCCGAACAGCCAGCTAAAGCAGGTTTTTGCGCCGATTTGGAAGGACGTTGAACACGTCTGGACACGTGATATTTTCCGCGATGTTTTTAAAAATCATAAAAACGAGTTGAAAACTCCCGAGGACTACATCAATCATTCTTTGTACTTTGAGGCAAAAACATTCCTACATGGGTTGTTGGTTGTTGAAGACAAGCTGTCTATGGCGCACTCTCTGGAAAGTCGTGTTCCATTTCTCGATAATGATCTTGTCGATTTTGCAATGCGATGCCCAGTTCATTTGAAGCTCAATAATCTGGCTGATGTTGTGCGGATAAACGAAAATGAAACCGGGAATAAAACTGGGAAGTATTTCGAAAAAACAAAAGATGGTAAGCAGATTATTCGCGACGTTATGCAGAAGTATATTCCTGGCGATATTACAACCGCGGAAAAGCAAGGGTTTTCTGCACCCGATGCAAGCTGGTTCAAGGGTGAGAGTATCGATTTCGTAAAGCGAACATTGATGATTAATAATGCCCGTGTATGGGATTTCCTAGATCGATCAGCAGTTCAGGATATGGTGAATGAACATATTAATGGCCACGGTAACCGTAGGCTGTTGATTTGGTCGCTGTTAAATTTTGAAATTTGGCTTGCAAATAATGAGGCATAA
- a CDS encoding class I SAM-dependent methyltransferase, with protein MQRVDVYKNLKDILLDKIEFKENENFLYLAEEAEEEDQNSTNSAFSSKWTGYKESEEKERLFAMQSKWYLELYGFVTEDEFADFLKDKKYIFDAGCGMGNKAAWMANLAPHALVVAMDFSAAAKIAAHNYAHVPNLFFIQGDIAKPTFRDGAIDYVSCDQVIMHTQDPEKTFAELRRVTAPTGEFACYFYAKKALPRELLDDYFRTQCKNMSHDEIMEMSKQITEFGKRLSELNVQVDVPEIPALGIKGGMIDVQRLIYWNFMKCYWNENLGRETSDLINFDWYSPSNARRYSREEVEAIVNDNNMNVVSFHVEEACYSGRFAKKMA; from the coding sequence ATGCAACGTGTAGATGTTTACAAAAATCTCAAAGACATTCTTCTTGATAAGATAGAATTTAAGGAGAACGAAAATTTTTTGTATTTAGCGGAAGAGGCTGAAGAGGAGGATCAAAACTCAACAAACTCAGCCTTTTCAAGCAAATGGACAGGGTACAAAGAAAGCGAAGAGAAAGAACGTCTCTTCGCGATGCAGAGTAAATGGTACCTTGAGTTATATGGATTTGTGACAGAAGATGAATTCGCCGATTTTTTAAAAGATAAGAAATATATCTTTGATGCGGGTTGTGGCATGGGAAATAAAGCAGCTTGGATGGCTAATCTCGCTCCTCATGCACTGGTCGTGGCCATGGACTTTTCTGCTGCTGCAAAAATTGCAGCTCATAATTACGCACATGTGCCGAACTTGTTTTTTATTCAGGGTGATATCGCAAAACCGACATTTCGTGACGGTGCAATAGACTATGTAAGCTGTGACCAGGTTATCATGCACACGCAGGACCCTGAAAAAACATTCGCGGAATTGCGCCGCGTGACTGCGCCGACTGGAGAATTTGCGTGCTATTTCTATGCCAAGAAAGCTCTTCCGCGTGAATTGCTAGACGATTATTTCAGGACGCAGTGTAAAAACATGAGCCATGATGAAATCATGGAAATGTCTAAACAGATCACAGAATTTGGAAAACGCCTTTCTGAATTGAATGTTCAGGTTGATGTCCCTGAAATTCCAGCATTAGGAATTAAGGGTGGTATGATCGATGTGCAAAGATTGATCTACTGGAATTTCATGAAATGTTACTGGAACGAAAATTTGGGCCGAGAAACATCAGATCTGATCAATTTTGATTGGTATAGCCCCAGCAATGCCCGGCGCTACAGCCGTGAAGAGGTGGAGGCAATTGTGAATGATAACAACATGAATGTTGTAAGTTTTCATGTTGAAGAAGCCTGTTACAGCGGGCGTTTTGCAAAGAAAATGGCATAA
- a CDS encoding methionyl-tRNA formyltransferase has product MNVVFIGSSKFGQRCLLSLLGMADVRVSGVVTAPKKFTISYNKDGVENVLHADVSDICRAHYIPFIEISDGMKGDDLFEKVSEWKPDMFLVCGWYHMVPKRWRDMAPAYGLHASLLPDYSGGAPLVWAIINGEKQAGITMFRFDDGVDSGPIVGQVKTPIYHEDTIATLYTRIEDLGLALVVEHVPTLANGTAKMIVQNESLRRLFPQRSPEDGKIDWSRSAREVYDFVRAQTKPYPGAFSVIKDRKLTVWAVVESDLSDVGTQGIAVISGHQLFVGCGDGKIVEVKSVAIDDVDCSVADAVDLIKPECFLA; this is encoded by the coding sequence ATGAATGTCGTTTTTATAGGTAGTAGCAAATTCGGCCAAAGGTGTCTGCTATCCCTTCTTGGGATGGCCGATGTCCGTGTGTCTGGTGTTGTTACTGCGCCTAAAAAATTTACTATTTCCTATAACAAAGATGGCGTTGAAAACGTATTGCATGCAGATGTTTCTGACATTTGTCGTGCTCATTACATCCCCTTTATTGAAATATCCGATGGAATGAAGGGAGATGATTTGTTTGAAAAAGTATCAGAGTGGAAGCCTGATATGTTTTTGGTTTGCGGTTGGTATCATATGGTGCCTAAACGCTGGCGTGATATGGCACCAGCCTACGGATTACATGCATCTTTACTTCCCGATTATAGCGGGGGAGCACCTCTTGTTTGGGCTATTATAAATGGCGAAAAACAAGCGGGAATAACAATGTTTCGTTTTGATGATGGCGTAGACAGTGGTCCCATCGTCGGGCAGGTGAAAACGCCAATTTATCACGAAGATACAATCGCAACTTTATATACCCGTATTGAGGATCTGGGGCTGGCGCTTGTTGTGGAACATGTACCAACCCTTGCGAACGGAACAGCGAAAATGATAGTTCAGAATGAAAGTTTACGGCGCTTATTCCCGCAACGCAGTCCAGAAGATGGGAAAATAGATTGGAGCAGGAGCGCAAGGGAAGTCTATGATTTTGTGCGTGCGCAAACAAAACCGTATCCGGGTGCCTTTTCAGTTATAAAAGATAGAAAGTTGACGGTGTGGGCTGTTGTGGAATCTGATCTTTCTGACGTTGGAACTCAGGGGATCGCTGTCATTTCTGGCCATCAATTGTTTGTTGGGTGTGGTGATGGGAAAATTGTCGAGGTTAAATCTGTTGCTATAGATGATGTGGATTGTAGCGTTGCGGACGCTGTGGATCTTATTAAGCCCGAATGTTTTTTAGCGTAG
- a CDS encoding glycosyltransferase family protein, translating into MKKKIYKFVCFVFYPFFAALLFFYGIGVRFLSSRKCQRARIVWGPTPIISNMYWARAMKDVGYVSETYMEGYYSVINKKSDYNFLLESRFGSIPNFIKYYIAFFESLLKYDVFVLPFEGFYLGRTPYWRLESWALSLSGKKTVLIPYGADAYVYRRIKSISLTHGLLMSYPGAARIQSNIQKRVDYWISRASCVICGVMAADGFGRWDVITPSPFVIDISVWRPSIRKSDADGVSGAVYIAHAPNHRGFKGTEFILDAVKKLKEEGLNVELVLIEKKKNEEVRNIFYKDVDILVDQLIASGYAFNAIEGMASGLPVVANFEDDSYVIPTRRWSFLGECPIVSASPESVVDVLRKLVTNPQLRQDLGGAGRSYAEKYHGYDSAQYLFSAVIDYLYGRRDSLINLYHPLLGEYKKDEPKIVPPLVDNKIPDL; encoded by the coding sequence ATGAAGAAAAAAATTTACAAATTTGTATGTTTTGTTTTTTATCCATTCTTTGCGGCCTTGCTCTTTTTTTACGGCATAGGTGTTCGTTTTTTATCAAGCAGAAAATGCCAGCGAGCGCGAATTGTCTGGGGACCGACGCCAATCATAAGCAATATGTATTGGGCTAGGGCAATGAAAGATGTGGGTTATGTATCTGAAACGTACATGGAAGGGTATTATTCTGTAATTAATAAAAAAAGCGACTATAATTTTCTTTTGGAAAGCCGTTTCGGCAGTATTCCAAATTTTATCAAATACTATATAGCCTTTTTTGAATCGTTATTAAAATATGATGTATTTGTTCTGCCTTTTGAGGGATTTTATCTGGGTAGAACGCCATATTGGCGCTTAGAAAGCTGGGCTTTAAGTTTATCGGGAAAGAAGACGGTTTTGATCCCGTATGGTGCAGATGCTTATGTGTATAGGAGAATAAAATCAATTTCTCTAACTCATGGCTTGTTGATGTCATATCCTGGGGCTGCGCGGATTCAGTCTAATATCCAGAAACGCGTAGATTATTGGATTTCTCGTGCAAGCTGTGTGATATGCGGTGTTATGGCGGCGGATGGCTTCGGGCGTTGGGATGTTATTACCCCTAGTCCGTTTGTTATTGATATATCAGTTTGGCGTCCATCTATAAGAAAGAGTGATGCAGATGGAGTTTCTGGTGCAGTTTATATTGCGCATGCTCCGAATCATCGTGGCTTTAAAGGGACGGAATTTATTCTTGATGCGGTTAAAAAACTAAAGGAAGAGGGGCTGAATGTTGAGCTGGTGTTAATTGAAAAAAAGAAAAATGAAGAAGTACGTAATATTTTTTACAAAGATGTCGATATACTGGTCGATCAATTGATAGCGTCTGGCTATGCATTTAATGCTATTGAGGGAATGGCGTCTGGATTGCCGGTAGTCGCAAATTTTGAAGATGATTCTTATGTTATTCCTACAAGGCGCTGGTCGTTTCTCGGTGAATGCCCAATCGTGTCAGCTTCGCCAGAGAGTGTTGTTGACGTACTACGTAAGTTGGTTACAAATCCTCAATTGCGTCAGGATCTAGGCGGCGCGGGGCGATCTTATGCTGAAAAATATCATGGATATGATTCCGCTCAGTATTTGTTCAGTGCCGTGATTGATTATTTGTACGGTAGGCGAGATTCTTTAATCAACTTATATCATCCGCTTTTGGGTGAATATAAAAAGGATGAGCCTAAAATCGTTCCGCCCTTGGTTGATAATAAAATTCCCGATCTATGA
- a CDS encoding flippase, with protein sequence MIFRNLAKDTVVYGGADLASKVIAFFTFPLIAAVLSPASFGTLELIVTIVGLFGLFINCGLNNATQRFYWDADTSLSERPVIVSTAFFILLFLAFVFTCAIFLTMPITIALLDRLHLPVTFYGIIAAVFLLITTQSTQFIQDVIRLHFKPVNFLIFTLLGRVLVAFSAVVAVLYFRAGVDGVLIAQALVGFAVFPIGLYLVRQDLTVKISSEWAKTLVRFGHPFIYAGLAYWLFGSMDRWMLASMSSVEEVGVYSVSYRFATIVLFASAAFGQAWSPHAIKIKSDYPESYRAVYFNVLLCLLYFMLIVGGGIALFSGEIIAFLMPDEYALSAFPLAILCFGIVLQATQQITAIGISLEKRTGILMQMAWVAAVVNLVGNWFLIPDFGAVGAAWATFISYFVLTVGYFVRSQQLHPIPVDWFKLGGVSFLGGCVLCVSLLFQSSEISLAGIVEKLLFAITCAVLGLFLLPIKEMKNVSKV encoded by the coding sequence ATGATTTTTCGCAATCTGGCCAAAGATACAGTTGTCTATGGTGGGGCTGATCTGGCTAGCAAAGTCATAGCCTTTTTCACATTTCCATTAATTGCCGCTGTGCTATCACCTGCATCTTTCGGAACTCTTGAATTGATTGTTACAATTGTCGGTTTGTTTGGGTTATTTATAAACTGCGGATTGAACAATGCGACACAGCGCTTTTATTGGGATGCTGATACTTCGTTAAGTGAGCGTCCTGTTATTGTCTCTACAGCTTTTTTTATATTGTTATTTCTGGCATTCGTATTTACTTGCGCCATTTTCTTAACGATGCCTATTACGATAGCTCTTTTAGATCGATTACATCTTCCGGTAACTTTCTACGGCATAATTGCTGCGGTTTTTCTGCTGATTACAACACAGTCAACGCAATTTATTCAGGATGTAATACGACTTCATTTCAAGCCGGTTAATTTTCTGATCTTTACCTTGCTTGGTCGTGTCTTGGTTGCTTTTTCTGCCGTTGTAGCGGTGCTGTATTTTCGTGCGGGTGTTGATGGTGTTTTGATCGCGCAGGCGCTGGTGGGGTTTGCTGTTTTTCCGATTGGTTTGTATCTTGTTCGCCAGGATCTTACGGTGAAAATTAGCTCAGAATGGGCCAAAACGCTGGTGCGGTTTGGGCATCCATTTATATACGCTGGTCTTGCATATTGGTTATTTGGGTCTATGGATCGTTGGATGCTTGCAAGCATGTCATCTGTAGAAGAAGTTGGTGTATATTCTGTTTCTTATCGATTTGCTACAATTGTATTGTTCGCTTCCGCCGCATTCGGTCAGGCATGGAGCCCGCACGCGATTAAGATTAAGTCCGATTATCCCGAGAGCTATCGTGCAGTATATTTCAACGTTCTCCTTTGCTTACTCTACTTTATGTTGATTGTGGGTGGAGGAATTGCGTTATTCTCTGGGGAAATTATAGCTTTTCTTATGCCCGATGAATATGCGTTGAGCGCATTTCCTCTGGCAATTCTTTGTTTTGGTATTGTTCTGCAGGCTACGCAGCAAATCACAGCCATTGGAATTTCTTTGGAAAAAAGAACGGGAATCCTCATGCAAATGGCGTGGGTGGCCGCTGTTGTTAATTTGGTGGGAAATTGGTTTTTAATACCCGATTTTGGCGCTGTGGGTGCGGCATGGGCGACGTTTATTTCTTATTTTGTTTTAACGGTAGGCTATTTTGTACGATCTCAACAACTCCACCCCATTCCCGTGGATTGGTTTAAGTTGGGAGGCGTGTCTTTCCTTGGTGGTTGTGTTCTTTGTGTTTCTCTGCTTTTTCAATCTTCTGAAATATCTTTGGCGGGGATTGTTGAAAAATTGCTCTTTGCAATTACATGTGCGGTTTTGGGTTTGTTTTTGTTGCCGATAAAAGAGATGAAAAATGTCAGCAAAGTCTAG
- a CDS encoding NAD-dependent epimerase/dehydratase family protein translates to MSAKSRIVVTGANGLIGRELLLSFCSEHEIHAVVRKIPDQPVNDVIYHKVDFSDEWDVSDLPSSPDVIYHLAQSENFRDFPNSAMDVFRVNIDSTARLLDYARKSEAARFVYASSGGIYGTGVHAFHENSPISEQGKLGYYLGSKLCGEILAESYASHMHVNIMRFFFVYGAEQKRGMLLPRLVDNVKSDRSIALQGENGISINPIHVSDAVRALRKVMDLDQSATFNVAGPDTYSLREIANMIGEFVGKEPIFQNADNSGGDIVANIDFMRSVLCEPKVSLRDGVKELIQ, encoded by the coding sequence ATGTCAGCAAAGTCTAGGATTGTTGTTACTGGCGCCAATGGACTGATCGGACGTGAGCTTCTTTTGAGTTTTTGTTCAGAGCATGAGATTCATGCAGTTGTTAGAAAAATTCCGGATCAGCCTGTCAACGATGTTATCTATCATAAAGTTGATTTCAGTGATGAGTGGGATGTTTCTGATCTGCCGTCGTCACCTGATGTTATTTATCACCTGGCGCAGTCCGAAAATTTCCGCGATTTTCCAAATTCTGCAATGGATGTTTTTAGGGTTAACATAGATTCAACGGCACGACTTTTGGATTATGCGAGAAAAAGTGAGGCTGCTCGTTTTGTCTATGCTTCGTCAGGGGGGATTTATGGAACGGGTGTTCATGCATTTCATGAAAACTCGCCGATTTCAGAGCAGGGAAAGCTTGGCTATTATTTAGGTAGCAAACTTTGCGGCGAAATCCTTGCCGAAAGCTATGCGTCGCACATGCATGTAAATATCATGCGGTTCTTTTTTGTATATGGCGCGGAGCAGAAGAGGGGAATGCTTCTGCCGCGATTGGTGGATAACGTTAAGAGTGATCGCTCAATCGCCCTGCAGGGAGAGAATGGAATTTCAATAAACCCTATTCATGTCTCTGACGCTGTGCGTGCATTGCGCAAAGTTATGGACCTGGATCAGAGTGCCACATTCAATGTGGCTGGGCCCGATACATATTCGCTACGGGAGATTGCGAACATGATTGGTGAGTTTGTCGGAAAAGAACCCATCTTCCAAAATGCTGATAATTCGGGTGGAGATATTGTTGCCAATATTGATTTCATGAGAAGCGTTCTGTGTGAGCCGAAGGTGTCCTTGCGGGATGGGGTAAAAGAGTTGATCCAATGA
- a CDS encoding glycosyltransferase family protein — translation MKKRKNIADIRIFHCPTMVGGNPQGLSAAEKSLGLKSESVSLSRSYLGYKADRIVFRSGENIVFCEFRRWIEIFRVLCLADIIHFNFGETLAPSQYFSDNAKYDAFKIWIYNNLYARWFEFIDLKIARILGKVVTVTYQGDDARQGDFCEKNYPIHFCREVDGSYYSKKSDANKRRKIDVFAKYAHFIYTVNPDLLNVLPERAKFIPYASVSLEDWDIVKKNGHNQKEIHIVHAPSHRDVKGTKYIIQAFERLKREGYEFRYTLVEGMSNQDAKKIYETADLLVDQLLAGYYGGLAVELMALGKPVICYMRESDLHFMPEDMRKDMPIINATPDTIYDVLKDYLTTHKSDLDNIGMRGRAYVEKWHDPLKIAQTMYDDALSVMKRGYGV, via the coding sequence ATGAAAAAAAGAAAAAATATTGCGGATATAAGGATTTTTCATTGCCCCACGATGGTGGGCGGAAATCCGCAAGGATTATCGGCGGCGGAAAAGTCTTTGGGGCTTAAAAGCGAATCCGTTTCCCTAAGCAGAAGTTATCTGGGTTATAAAGCGGATCGCATTGTTTTCCGCTCCGGGGAAAATATTGTTTTTTGCGAATTTCGCCGTTGGATCGAAATATTTCGGGTTTTATGTCTTGCAGATATTATTCATTTTAATTTTGGTGAAACATTAGCGCCGAGTCAGTATTTTTCAGACAATGCGAAATACGATGCTTTCAAAATATGGATCTATAACAATCTATATGCGCGGTGGTTTGAGTTTATTGATCTGAAAATTGCGCGAATTCTGGGAAAGGTCGTTACTGTTACATATCAAGGGGATGACGCGCGGCAGGGCGATTTTTGTGAAAAAAATTATCCCATTCATTTTTGCAGAGAGGTCGATGGTTCGTATTATTCAAAAAAATCGGATGCGAATAAGCGAAGAAAAATCGACGTATTTGCCAAGTACGCACATTTTATCTATACGGTTAATCCAGATCTGTTGAATGTTTTACCCGAACGCGCGAAATTTATTCCTTATGCGAGTGTCAGTTTAGAGGACTGGGATATCGTTAAGAAGAATGGCCACAATCAAAAAGAAATTCACATCGTGCATGCGCCAAGCCACAGGGATGTTAAGGGCACGAAGTATATCATTCAGGCTTTTGAACGCCTCAAGCGCGAAGGGTACGAGTTCCGTTATACCTTGGTTGAAGGTATGTCGAACCAGGACGCAAAAAAAATATACGAAACGGCTGATTTGTTGGTTGACCAGCTATTGGCTGGATATTACGGCGGATTGGCCGTTGAGTTGATGGCTCTAGGTAAGCCTGTTATTTGCTATATGCGAGAGTCTGATCTGCATTTTATGCCCGAAGATATGCGGAAAGATATGCCCATTATAAATGCTACACCAGACACTATATATGATGTTCTGAAGGACTATCTGACCACGCATAAAAGTGATTTGGATAACATCGGTATGCGGGGACGTGCATATGTTGAAAAATGGCATGATCCGTTAAAGATTGCCCAAACTATGTATGATGATGCGCTTTCTGTCATGAAACGTGGATACGGGGTGTAA
- the asnB gene encoding asparagine synthase (glutamine-hydrolyzing) produces MCGISGFISSRSVPENSLRNMNNIIRHRGPDGEGFVLFTESVEMPLVLSGADTPNFTAENRPSWFPDNSEQAFPNDAYVGFGHRRLSILDLSPLGHQPMSYAEGRYWITYNGEVYNYLELRAELENLGHKFVSRTDTEVILAAYAEWGKDCLEKFNGMWAFAIFDRRENKVFLARDRFGVKPLYYWVAPDNNFYFGSEIKQFTVIPGWNAIVNVQRAYDFLVWGITDHTEETLFQRVFHIRPGHSAEINISDGVSHSNGRIYTTKWYDIPENKFSGSMDKAATDFYNLLKQSVELRLRSDVAVGSCLSGGLDSSSIVCLMKDILREAGANNAQKTFSALSKVDKFNEQKWIEAVVCHAQTDSHYTCPEMSDLFDVSNTITWHQDEPFGSTSIFAQWNVFKLAAEDEARVMLDGQGADEQLFGYHGAMGVRFGTLFRTMRWGQLFREFVLVHNIHGYPYKTLVGQFAASVLPQSIQSVLRRAMGKTTPVPAWLNWNVLPAKVVSPFRGAEKSVYDYCHAQMTSTNLQMLLHWEDRDSMAHSIESRVPFLDYRVVEFSMALPDDYKIKDGVTKRILRLAMDGVIPDEIRDRMDKIGFATPEEVWVRETAPDVFRQKMKEAIDNSQGILNSNCVDLLEDIIAGRKPFSFVIWRMINFGEWMKLFSVRVGV; encoded by the coding sequence ATGTGTGGTATATCCGGATTCATATCATCCCGTTCTGTGCCGGAAAATTCGCTCAGAAATATGAATAATATTATCCGTCATCGTGGCCCGGATGGTGAGGGGTTCGTGCTTTTTACCGAAAGCGTGGAGATGCCCCTTGTTTTGTCTGGGGCGGATACACCGAATTTTACTGCGGAGAATAGGCCGTCATGGTTTCCGGATAACAGTGAGCAGGCGTTTCCAAATGATGCATATGTTGGGTTTGGCCATCGCCGCTTGTCAATTCTCGACCTGTCCCCATTGGGGCACCAGCCGATGAGTTATGCTGAAGGGCGATATTGGATTACCTATAATGGTGAAGTTTATAATTATCTGGAGTTGCGCGCTGAATTAGAAAATCTGGGCCATAAATTCGTATCCCGAACGGATACAGAAGTTATTCTGGCTGCCTATGCGGAATGGGGAAAAGACTGCCTCGAAAAGTTCAATGGCATGTGGGCATTTGCCATTTTCGACCGAAGAGAAAATAAAGTTTTTCTTGCGCGGGATCGTTTCGGTGTGAAGCCCCTTTATTATTGGGTAGCACCAGACAATAATTTTTATTTTGGGTCTGAAATAAAACAATTCACGGTGATTCCTGGATGGAATGCAATCGTGAATGTACAGCGGGCGTATGATTTTCTTGTTTGGGGAATAACGGATCATACGGAAGAAACGCTGTTCCAGCGAGTGTTTCATATTCGCCCTGGACATTCCGCAGAAATAAATATTTCCGACGGCGTATCCCATTCCAATGGGAGAATTTATACAACGAAATGGTATGATATTCCTGAAAATAAGTTTTCAGGATCTATGGATAAGGCCGCGACAGATTTTTACAACTTGTTGAAGCAATCTGTAGAGTTACGTCTGCGCTCGGATGTGGCGGTCGGGTCGTGTCTGTCCGGTGGGCTGGATTCGTCATCTATCGTCTGTCTGATGAAGGATATTTTACGGGAGGCGGGTGCGAACAACGCTCAGAAAACGTTTTCGGCCTTGTCGAAAGTCGACAAATTTAATGAACAGAAATGGATTGAAGCAGTTGTTTGCCATGCGCAAACAGATTCGCACTATACATGTCCGGAAATGAGTGATCTTTTCGATGTTTCAAACACAATAACGTGGCATCAAGACGAACCGTTCGGCTCGACGAGCATTTTTGCGCAGTGGAATGTTTTTAAATTGGCCGCAGAAGATGAAGCGCGTGTCATGTTGGATGGGCAAGGGGCGGATGAGCAATTGTTCGGCTACCATGGGGCCATGGGGGTTCGATTTGGCACGTTGTTTCGTACAATGCGGTGGGGGCAGTTGTTCCGTGAATTTGTATTGGTCCATAATATTCATGGGTACCCGTATAAAACATTGGTGGGTCAGTTTGCGGCCTCGGTTCTGCCGCAATCAATCCAGTCTGTATTGCGTAGGGCTATGGGGAAAACAACCCCTGTTCCGGCTTGGTTGAATTGGAATGTTTTACCCGCGAAAGTGGTTTCGCCTTTTCGGGGAGCGGAAAAATCCGTTTACGATTATTGCCACGCCCAGATGACATCCACCAATTTGCAAATGTTATTACATTGGGAAGATCGCGACTCCATGGCACATTCAATTGAATCGCGTGTTCCTTTTCTTGATTACCGCGTTGTTGAATTTTCCATGGCGTTACCAGATGACTATAAAATAAAAGATGGTGTAACGAAGCGCATCCTGCGGTTAGCGATGGACGGGGTAATACCGGATGAAATTCGGGATCGTATGGACAAGATTGGTTTTGCAACACCGGAAGAGGTATGGGTGCGTGAAACCGCCCCGGATGTGTTCCGCCAGAAAATGAAAGAGGCGATAGACAATTCACAGGGAATCCTGAATTCCAACTGTGTGGATCTGCTTGAGGACATCATTGCAGGTCGCAAGCCGTTCAGCTTTGTCATATGGCGTATGATTAATTTTGGTGAATGGATGAAGTTATTCTCCGTTCGTGTGGGTGTGTAG